A genomic region of Phragmites australis chromosome 2, lpPhrAust1.1, whole genome shotgun sequence contains the following coding sequences:
- the LOC133909283 gene encoding beta-galactosidase 7-like, whose product MWPNLIAKAKKGGMDVIQTYVFWNAHEPVQGQYNFEGRYNLVKFIREIHAQGLYISLRIGPFIQSEWKYGGLPFWLRGIPNITFRCDNEPFKRHMQKFVTKIVNMMKDERLFYPQGGPIIISQIENEYKLVEAAFYSKGPPYVRWAAAMAVNLQTGVPWMMCKQDDAPDPIINTCNGLICGETFLGPNSPNKPALWTENWTSRYPVYGQDPRFRSAADLAFAVALFIARKKGSFVNYYMYHGGTNFGRFASSYVTTSYYDGAPLDEYGLIWQPTWAHLRELHAAVKQSAEPLLWGAYSNYSFGQQQEGHVFETESECVAFLVNFDKHKISNIQFGKEAFQLAPKSISILSQCRELVFETGKINAQHGLRTAQVVQPLNHVGRWKIFKEPIPLAASKISHVGNQLCEHLSTTKDETDYLWYLTTYDFGPKGNGQLVLNVESHAHILHAFVNNDYVRSTHGSHDEPGNIILKAPISLREGQNTISLLCVMVGSPDSGAYMERRTFGVRKVSIKRRQQRPHSLNNDLWRHQVGLSGEMNKIYTSEGSSHAQWTAIDKSMHLPLIWYKTTFDTPWGNDPVTLNLSSMGKGEVWINGESIGRYWVSFKTPSGQPSQSLYHIPRYFLKTGENLLVLMEEIGGNPLQITVNTMSITRVYGTVSEFSTPSLLSREKHPAVHLRCQKGKHITDIEFASYGNPAEDCRGSGRCCHGTCHAEMSEFVVKNACLGRRKCAIPVRAAKFGGDPCPGVEKSLSVVAICG is encoded by the exons ATGTGGCCAAACCTCATTGCGAAAGCCAAGAAAGGAGGCATGGATGTCATTCAAACATACGTCTTCTGGAACGCTCATGAGCCTGTTCAGGGGCAG TATAACTTTGAGGGAAGATACAATCTGGTGAAATTCATCAGAGAAATCCACGCTCAAGGCCTCTATATAAGCCTCAGAATTGGTCCCTTCATCCAGTCTGAGTGGAAATACGG AGGCTTACCGTTTTGGTTACGTGGCATCCCAAATATTACCTTCAGATGTGACAATGAACCTTTCAAG AGACATATGCAAAAATTTGTTACAAAAATAGTGAACATGATGAAGGATGAAAGACTATTCTATCCACAAGGAGGCCCCATCATCATATCACAG ATTGAGAATGAATATAAGCTGGTTGAGGCTGCATTCTATTCAAAAGGGCCACCTTATGTTCGCTGGGCAGCAGCAATGGCTGTAAATCTGCAGACTGGTGTTCCGTGGATGATGTGTAAGCAGGATGATGCCCCAGATCCAATT ATTAATACCTGCAATGGGCTCATCTGTGGAGAAACATTTCTAGGGCCAAATTCACCTAACAAGCCAGCTTTATGGACAGAAAATTGGACATCTCG CTATCCTGTATATGGTCAGGATCCAAGATTCAGATCAGCAGCAGATCTTGCATTTGCAGTAGCACTTTTTATAGCGAGAAAGAAAGGAAGCTTTGTAAACTACTACATG TACCACGGTGGAACAAACTTTGGAAGGTTTGCATCTTCCTATGTAACAACAAGCTACTATGATGGAGCTCCTCTTGATGAATATG GCTTAATATGGCAACCGACATGGGCTCATCTCAGAGAACTGCATGCTGCAGTAAAGCAATCTGCAGAGCCATTACTTTGGGGGgcatattctaattattcattTGGtcaacaacaagag GGGCATGTTTTTGAAACAGAGTCTGAGTGTGTGGCTTTCCTGGTAAACTTTGACAAGCATAAGATATCAAATATCCAATTTGGCAAAGAggcgttccagctagctcctAAGTCAATCAGTATCCTCTCGCAATGCAGGGAACTAGTATTCGAAACAGGCAAG ATAAATGCTCAGCATGGTTTAAGAACAGCACAAGTAGTGCAGCCTCTGAATCATGTTGGTAGGTGGAAAATATTCAAAGAACCAATCCCTCTGGCAGCAAGCAAAATCTCACATGTTGGAAATCAGCTTTGTGAACACCTCTCAACTACAAAAGATGAAACAGATTATCTCTGGTACCTCACCAC ATATGATTTTGGACCGAAAGGGAATGGCCAACTAGTGCTTAATGTTGAGTCACATGCACATATTTTACATGCTTTCGTCAACAACGATTATGTCA GAAGTACGCACGGGAGTCATGATGAACCTGGCAATATCATTCTAAAGGCGCCTATATCACTAAGGGAAGGACAAAACACCATATCATTGCTATGCGTCATGGTTGGATCACCG GACTCCGGTGCTTACATGGAGAGAAGAACATTTGGAGTTCGGAAAGTGAGCATAAAACGAAGACAGCAGAGACCACATTCTCTAAACAATGATCTGTGGAGACACCAA GTTGGCTTATCTGGAGAAATGAATAAAATCTACACATCTGAAGGATCGTCTCATGCACAATGGACTGCAATTGACAAGTCCATGCATCTTCCACTTATCTGGTACAAG ACAACATTTGACACGCCATGGGGCAATGACCCAGTGACACTGAACCTAAGTAGTATGGGGAAGGGTGAGGTGTGGATCAATGGAGAGAGTATCGGACGGTACTGGGTCTCCTTCAAAACCCCCAGCGGCCAACCTTCTCAATCTCT GTATCATATACCACGATACTTTCTGAAGACTGGAGAGAACCTCCTTGTTCTCATGGAGGAAATTGGTGGCAACCCGCTACAAATAACAGTGAACACAATGTCAATTACCAGAGTCTATGGTACCGTCAGCGAGTTCTCTACCCCGTCCCTCTTGTCACGCGAAAAACATCCAGCAGTTCACCTCAGGTGCCAGAAAGGCAAACACATCACAGATATTGAGTTTGCGAGCTACGGAAATCCCGCCGAAGACTGCAGAGGGTCTGGAAGGTGCTGCCATGGAACTTGCCACGCAGAAATGTCGGAATTTGTCGTAAAGAAT GCTTGCCTAGGCAGAAGGAAGTGTGCCATTCCGGTGCGGGCTGCCAAATTTGGAGGTGACCCATGCCCCGGAGTAGAAAAATCCCTTTCAGTTGTGGCGATTTGCGGATGA